One genomic region from Athalia rosae chromosome 3, iyAthRosa1.1, whole genome shotgun sequence encodes:
- the LOC105691700 gene encoding putative inorganic phosphate cotransporter isoform X5, translated as MVGSRHIVTFMLFLGMANAYVMRTNMSVAIVAMVNHSALPVAEDFVDDECEGVLNTTSSAADGEFIWDTSLQGYVLSSFFYGYVITQIPFGVLAKKYGAKYFLGGGMLINSVFGLLVPVAARGGLWWLILVRFIQGLGEGPIVPCTHALLAKWIPPNERSRMGAFVYAGAQFGTVVSMPLSGLLSEYGFDGGWPSIFYVFGIVGAIWSIAFLLSVHEDPEQHPSIAEDEKKYILSSVWGAAGVSSPPVPWKSIVTSLPFWAILMAHMGQNYGYETLMTELPTFMKQVLHFDIKSNGTVSALPYLAMWIFSMLISHVADWMISSERFSHGVTRKILNSIGQFGPAIALVAASYTGCNPWLTVAILTVGVGFNGGIYSGFKVNHLDISPRFAGILMSLTNCLANLAGLLAPITAGHIIVGKPTQAQWRIVFMISAAVYVVCGMFYLVFASGRRQAWDNPEKDSKKSNTKDIEGAQVLNETQH; from the exons aTGGTGGGGTCACGTCACATAGTGACATTTATGCTTTTTCTCGGCATGGCAAATGCATACGTTATGAGAACAAACATGTCTGTCGCGATTGTCGCTATGGTAAATCATTCTGCGCTTCCGGTAGCTGAGGATTTTGTCGACGATGAATGTGAAGGAGTGCTGAATACTACTTCT TCTGCAGCTGACGGAGAATTTATTTGGGACACCTCGTTGCAAGGCTATGTACTCAGTTCATTTTTCTATGGATATGTGATCACGCAAATTCCATTTGGTGTACTTGCGAAAAAGTATGGAGCCAAATACTTCCTTGGCGGGGGGATGTTGATAAACTCCGTCTTTGGGCTGCTTGTGCCAGTTGCAGCTCGCGGTGGATTGTGGTGGTTGATTCTAGTTCGATTCATTCAGGGCCTTGGAGAG GGTCCTATCGTGCCTTGTACGCACGCATTGCTGGCCAAGTGGATTCCACCTAATGAACGAAGCAGGATGGGGGCTTTCGTCTATGCTG GAGCCCAGTTTGGAACTGTTGTTTCTATGCCACTGAGTGGTTTACTTTCTGAATATGGATTTGACGGTGGCTGGCCGTCGATCTTTTACGTTTTCGGAATAGTTGGCGCTATTTGGAGTATTGCATTCCTCTTATCTGTGCACGAGGATCCAGAACAACATCCATCCATCGCTGAGGATGAGAAGAAATACATTCTTAGTTCAGTTTGGGGGGCTGCTGGTGTATCC tctcCACCTGTTCCTTGGAAGTCAATCGTCACATCTCTTCCATTTTGGGCCATTCTTATGGCTCATATGGGTCAGAATTATGGGTACGAAACACTCATGACTGAACTTCCCACGTTTATGAAACAAGTCCTTCATTTCGATATCAAATCG AACGGTACTGTATCCGCACTTCCATACTTGGCCATGTGGATCTTCTCTATGTTGATATCCCACGTTGCCGACTGGATGATTTCCAGTGAACGCTTCAGCCATGGAGTAACGcgcaaaattttgaacagtatCGGTCAATTTGGCCCTGCTATTGCTTTGGTAGCCGCCTCCTACACAGGGTGTAATCCTTGGCTCACGGTCGCAATTCTCACTGTTGGCGTGGGTTTCAACGGTGGTATATACTCTGGTTTCAAAGTAAACCATCTCGACATATCGCCTAGATTCGCTGGAATCCTCATGTCCTTAACCAATTGTCTTGCTAATCTTGCGGGACTTCTCGCCCCAATCACAGCGGGTCATATCATTGTTGGAAag CCAACGCAAGCGCAGTGGAGGATCGTGTTCATGATTTCTGCGGCTGTGTACGTTGTTTGTGGAATGTTCTATTTGGTCTTTGCATCTGGTAGAAGACAAGCATGGGATAATCCTGAAAaggattcaaaaaaatcaaatacaaaAGATATCGAAGGGGCACAGGTCCTGAACGAAACTCAACACTGA
- the LOC105691700 gene encoding putative inorganic phosphate cotransporter isoform X1: MRGGLRNNSFGPPPPPRQDFTAFGTNGSNRPDVRTLPTPDPMVGSRHIVTFMLFLGMANAYVMRTNMSVAIVAMVNHSALPVAEDFVDDECEGVLNTTSSAADGEFIWDTSLQGYVLSSFFYGYVITQIPFGVLAKKYGAKYFLGGGMLINSVFGLLVPVAARGGLWWLILVRFIQGLGEGPIVPCTHALLAKWIPPNERSRMGAFVYAGAQFGTVVSMPLSGLLSEYGFDGGWPSIFYVFGIVGAIWSIAFLLSVHEDPEQHPSIAEDEKKYILSSVWGAAGVSSPPVPWKSIVTSLPFWAILMAHMGQNYGYETLMTELPTFMKQVLHFDIKSNGTVSALPYLAMWIFSMLISHVADWMISSERFSHGVTRKILNSIGQFGPAIALVAASYTGCNPWLTVAILTVGVGFNGGIYSGFKVNHLDISPRFAGILMSLTNCLANLAGLLAPITAGHIIVGKPTQAQWRIVFMISAAVYVVCGMFYLVFASGRRQAWDNPEKDSKKSNTKDIEGAQVLNETQH, translated from the exons ctaTGGTGGGGTCACGTCACATAGTGACATTTATGCTTTTTCTCGGCATGGCAAATGCATACGTTATGAGAACAAACATGTCTGTCGCGATTGTCGCTATGGTAAATCATTCTGCGCTTCCGGTAGCTGAGGATTTTGTCGACGATGAATGTGAAGGAGTGCTGAATACTACTTCT TCTGCAGCTGACGGAGAATTTATTTGGGACACCTCGTTGCAAGGCTATGTACTCAGTTCATTTTTCTATGGATATGTGATCACGCAAATTCCATTTGGTGTACTTGCGAAAAAGTATGGAGCCAAATACTTCCTTGGCGGGGGGATGTTGATAAACTCCGTCTTTGGGCTGCTTGTGCCAGTTGCAGCTCGCGGTGGATTGTGGTGGTTGATTCTAGTTCGATTCATTCAGGGCCTTGGAGAG GGTCCTATCGTGCCTTGTACGCACGCATTGCTGGCCAAGTGGATTCCACCTAATGAACGAAGCAGGATGGGGGCTTTCGTCTATGCTG GAGCCCAGTTTGGAACTGTTGTTTCTATGCCACTGAGTGGTTTACTTTCTGAATATGGATTTGACGGTGGCTGGCCGTCGATCTTTTACGTTTTCGGAATAGTTGGCGCTATTTGGAGTATTGCATTCCTCTTATCTGTGCACGAGGATCCAGAACAACATCCATCCATCGCTGAGGATGAGAAGAAATACATTCTTAGTTCAGTTTGGGGGGCTGCTGGTGTATCC tctcCACCTGTTCCTTGGAAGTCAATCGTCACATCTCTTCCATTTTGGGCCATTCTTATGGCTCATATGGGTCAGAATTATGGGTACGAAACACTCATGACTGAACTTCCCACGTTTATGAAACAAGTCCTTCATTTCGATATCAAATCG AACGGTACTGTATCCGCACTTCCATACTTGGCCATGTGGATCTTCTCTATGTTGATATCCCACGTTGCCGACTGGATGATTTCCAGTGAACGCTTCAGCCATGGAGTAACGcgcaaaattttgaacagtatCGGTCAATTTGGCCCTGCTATTGCTTTGGTAGCCGCCTCCTACACAGGGTGTAATCCTTGGCTCACGGTCGCAATTCTCACTGTTGGCGTGGGTTTCAACGGTGGTATATACTCTGGTTTCAAAGTAAACCATCTCGACATATCGCCTAGATTCGCTGGAATCCTCATGTCCTTAACCAATTGTCTTGCTAATCTTGCGGGACTTCTCGCCCCAATCACAGCGGGTCATATCATTGTTGGAAag CCAACGCAAGCGCAGTGGAGGATCGTGTTCATGATTTCTGCGGCTGTGTACGTTGTTTGTGGAATGTTCTATTTGGTCTTTGCATCTGGTAGAAGACAAGCATGGGATAATCCTGAAAaggattcaaaaaaatcaaatacaaaAGATATCGAAGGGGCACAGGTCCTGAACGAAACTCAACACTGA
- the LOC105691700 gene encoding putative inorganic phosphate cotransporter isoform X4 — MGTGQGTEMEANGTKPPVFNEDDLIRPRAMVGSRHIVTFMLFLGMANAYVMRTNMSVAIVAMVNHSALPVAEDFVDDECEGVLNTTSSAADGEFIWDTSLQGYVLSSFFYGYVITQIPFGVLAKKYGAKYFLGGGMLINSVFGLLVPVAARGGLWWLILVRFIQGLGEGPIVPCTHALLAKWIPPNERSRMGAFVYAGAQFGTVVSMPLSGLLSEYGFDGGWPSIFYVFGIVGAIWSIAFLLSVHEDPEQHPSIAEDEKKYILSSVWGAAGVSSPPVPWKSIVTSLPFWAILMAHMGQNYGYETLMTELPTFMKQVLHFDIKSNGTVSALPYLAMWIFSMLISHVADWMISSERFSHGVTRKILNSIGQFGPAIALVAASYTGCNPWLTVAILTVGVGFNGGIYSGFKVNHLDISPRFAGILMSLTNCLANLAGLLAPITAGHIIVGKPTQAQWRIVFMISAAVYVVCGMFYLVFASGRRQAWDNPEKDSKKSNTKDIEGAQVLNETQH; from the exons ATGGGCACCGGACAAGGAACGGAGATGGAAGCGAACGGCACGAAACCGCCTGTTTTCAACGAGGACGACCTGATCAGACCACGTG ctaTGGTGGGGTCACGTCACATAGTGACATTTATGCTTTTTCTCGGCATGGCAAATGCATACGTTATGAGAACAAACATGTCTGTCGCGATTGTCGCTATGGTAAATCATTCTGCGCTTCCGGTAGCTGAGGATTTTGTCGACGATGAATGTGAAGGAGTGCTGAATACTACTTCT TCTGCAGCTGACGGAGAATTTATTTGGGACACCTCGTTGCAAGGCTATGTACTCAGTTCATTTTTCTATGGATATGTGATCACGCAAATTCCATTTGGTGTACTTGCGAAAAAGTATGGAGCCAAATACTTCCTTGGCGGGGGGATGTTGATAAACTCCGTCTTTGGGCTGCTTGTGCCAGTTGCAGCTCGCGGTGGATTGTGGTGGTTGATTCTAGTTCGATTCATTCAGGGCCTTGGAGAG GGTCCTATCGTGCCTTGTACGCACGCATTGCTGGCCAAGTGGATTCCACCTAATGAACGAAGCAGGATGGGGGCTTTCGTCTATGCTG GAGCCCAGTTTGGAACTGTTGTTTCTATGCCACTGAGTGGTTTACTTTCTGAATATGGATTTGACGGTGGCTGGCCGTCGATCTTTTACGTTTTCGGAATAGTTGGCGCTATTTGGAGTATTGCATTCCTCTTATCTGTGCACGAGGATCCAGAACAACATCCATCCATCGCTGAGGATGAGAAGAAATACATTCTTAGTTCAGTTTGGGGGGCTGCTGGTGTATCC tctcCACCTGTTCCTTGGAAGTCAATCGTCACATCTCTTCCATTTTGGGCCATTCTTATGGCTCATATGGGTCAGAATTATGGGTACGAAACACTCATGACTGAACTTCCCACGTTTATGAAACAAGTCCTTCATTTCGATATCAAATCG AACGGTACTGTATCCGCACTTCCATACTTGGCCATGTGGATCTTCTCTATGTTGATATCCCACGTTGCCGACTGGATGATTTCCAGTGAACGCTTCAGCCATGGAGTAACGcgcaaaattttgaacagtatCGGTCAATTTGGCCCTGCTATTGCTTTGGTAGCCGCCTCCTACACAGGGTGTAATCCTTGGCTCACGGTCGCAATTCTCACTGTTGGCGTGGGTTTCAACGGTGGTATATACTCTGGTTTCAAAGTAAACCATCTCGACATATCGCCTAGATTCGCTGGAATCCTCATGTCCTTAACCAATTGTCTTGCTAATCTTGCGGGACTTCTCGCCCCAATCACAGCGGGTCATATCATTGTTGGAAag CCAACGCAAGCGCAGTGGAGGATCGTGTTCATGATTTCTGCGGCTGTGTACGTTGTTTGTGGAATGTTCTATTTGGTCTTTGCATCTGGTAGAAGACAAGCATGGGATAATCCTGAAAaggattcaaaaaaatcaaatacaaaAGATATCGAAGGGGCACAGGTCCTGAACGAAACTCAACACTGA
- the LOC105691700 gene encoding putative inorganic phosphate cotransporter isoform X3, which yields MSSARANGGNRDRNGHVLVWEQSGLEEADKPQKQKAMVGSRHIVTFMLFLGMANAYVMRTNMSVAIVAMVNHSALPVAEDFVDDECEGVLNTTSSAADGEFIWDTSLQGYVLSSFFYGYVITQIPFGVLAKKYGAKYFLGGGMLINSVFGLLVPVAARGGLWWLILVRFIQGLGEGPIVPCTHALLAKWIPPNERSRMGAFVYAGAQFGTVVSMPLSGLLSEYGFDGGWPSIFYVFGIVGAIWSIAFLLSVHEDPEQHPSIAEDEKKYILSSVWGAAGVSSPPVPWKSIVTSLPFWAILMAHMGQNYGYETLMTELPTFMKQVLHFDIKSNGTVSALPYLAMWIFSMLISHVADWMISSERFSHGVTRKILNSIGQFGPAIALVAASYTGCNPWLTVAILTVGVGFNGGIYSGFKVNHLDISPRFAGILMSLTNCLANLAGLLAPITAGHIIVGKPTQAQWRIVFMISAAVYVVCGMFYLVFASGRRQAWDNPEKDSKKSNTKDIEGAQVLNETQH from the exons ATGAGTAGTGCGAGAGCCAACGGCGGGAACAGAGACCGAAATGGCCACGTGCTGGTTTGGGAACAATCCGGTCTTGAGGAGGCAGATAAGCCGCAGAAGCAAAAAG ctaTGGTGGGGTCACGTCACATAGTGACATTTATGCTTTTTCTCGGCATGGCAAATGCATACGTTATGAGAACAAACATGTCTGTCGCGATTGTCGCTATGGTAAATCATTCTGCGCTTCCGGTAGCTGAGGATTTTGTCGACGATGAATGTGAAGGAGTGCTGAATACTACTTCT TCTGCAGCTGACGGAGAATTTATTTGGGACACCTCGTTGCAAGGCTATGTACTCAGTTCATTTTTCTATGGATATGTGATCACGCAAATTCCATTTGGTGTACTTGCGAAAAAGTATGGAGCCAAATACTTCCTTGGCGGGGGGATGTTGATAAACTCCGTCTTTGGGCTGCTTGTGCCAGTTGCAGCTCGCGGTGGATTGTGGTGGTTGATTCTAGTTCGATTCATTCAGGGCCTTGGAGAG GGTCCTATCGTGCCTTGTACGCACGCATTGCTGGCCAAGTGGATTCCACCTAATGAACGAAGCAGGATGGGGGCTTTCGTCTATGCTG GAGCCCAGTTTGGAACTGTTGTTTCTATGCCACTGAGTGGTTTACTTTCTGAATATGGATTTGACGGTGGCTGGCCGTCGATCTTTTACGTTTTCGGAATAGTTGGCGCTATTTGGAGTATTGCATTCCTCTTATCTGTGCACGAGGATCCAGAACAACATCCATCCATCGCTGAGGATGAGAAGAAATACATTCTTAGTTCAGTTTGGGGGGCTGCTGGTGTATCC tctcCACCTGTTCCTTGGAAGTCAATCGTCACATCTCTTCCATTTTGGGCCATTCTTATGGCTCATATGGGTCAGAATTATGGGTACGAAACACTCATGACTGAACTTCCCACGTTTATGAAACAAGTCCTTCATTTCGATATCAAATCG AACGGTACTGTATCCGCACTTCCATACTTGGCCATGTGGATCTTCTCTATGTTGATATCCCACGTTGCCGACTGGATGATTTCCAGTGAACGCTTCAGCCATGGAGTAACGcgcaaaattttgaacagtatCGGTCAATTTGGCCCTGCTATTGCTTTGGTAGCCGCCTCCTACACAGGGTGTAATCCTTGGCTCACGGTCGCAATTCTCACTGTTGGCGTGGGTTTCAACGGTGGTATATACTCTGGTTTCAAAGTAAACCATCTCGACATATCGCCTAGATTCGCTGGAATCCTCATGTCCTTAACCAATTGTCTTGCTAATCTTGCGGGACTTCTCGCCCCAATCACAGCGGGTCATATCATTGTTGGAAag CCAACGCAAGCGCAGTGGAGGATCGTGTTCATGATTTCTGCGGCTGTGTACGTTGTTTGTGGAATGTTCTATTTGGTCTTTGCATCTGGTAGAAGACAAGCATGGGATAATCCTGAAAaggattcaaaaaaatcaaatacaaaAGATATCGAAGGGGCACAGGTCCTGAACGAAACTCAACACTGA
- the LOC105691700 gene encoding putative inorganic phosphate cotransporter isoform X2, which yields MGLRNNSFGPPPPPRQDFTAFGTNGSNRPDVRTLPTPDPMVGSRHIVTFMLFLGMANAYVMRTNMSVAIVAMVNHSALPVAEDFVDDECEGVLNTTSSAADGEFIWDTSLQGYVLSSFFYGYVITQIPFGVLAKKYGAKYFLGGGMLINSVFGLLVPVAARGGLWWLILVRFIQGLGEGPIVPCTHALLAKWIPPNERSRMGAFVYAGAQFGTVVSMPLSGLLSEYGFDGGWPSIFYVFGIVGAIWSIAFLLSVHEDPEQHPSIAEDEKKYILSSVWGAAGVSSPPVPWKSIVTSLPFWAILMAHMGQNYGYETLMTELPTFMKQVLHFDIKSNGTVSALPYLAMWIFSMLISHVADWMISSERFSHGVTRKILNSIGQFGPAIALVAASYTGCNPWLTVAILTVGVGFNGGIYSGFKVNHLDISPRFAGILMSLTNCLANLAGLLAPITAGHIIVGKPTQAQWRIVFMISAAVYVVCGMFYLVFASGRRQAWDNPEKDSKKSNTKDIEGAQVLNETQH from the exons ctaTGGTGGGGTCACGTCACATAGTGACATTTATGCTTTTTCTCGGCATGGCAAATGCATACGTTATGAGAACAAACATGTCTGTCGCGATTGTCGCTATGGTAAATCATTCTGCGCTTCCGGTAGCTGAGGATTTTGTCGACGATGAATGTGAAGGAGTGCTGAATACTACTTCT TCTGCAGCTGACGGAGAATTTATTTGGGACACCTCGTTGCAAGGCTATGTACTCAGTTCATTTTTCTATGGATATGTGATCACGCAAATTCCATTTGGTGTACTTGCGAAAAAGTATGGAGCCAAATACTTCCTTGGCGGGGGGATGTTGATAAACTCCGTCTTTGGGCTGCTTGTGCCAGTTGCAGCTCGCGGTGGATTGTGGTGGTTGATTCTAGTTCGATTCATTCAGGGCCTTGGAGAG GGTCCTATCGTGCCTTGTACGCACGCATTGCTGGCCAAGTGGATTCCACCTAATGAACGAAGCAGGATGGGGGCTTTCGTCTATGCTG GAGCCCAGTTTGGAACTGTTGTTTCTATGCCACTGAGTGGTTTACTTTCTGAATATGGATTTGACGGTGGCTGGCCGTCGATCTTTTACGTTTTCGGAATAGTTGGCGCTATTTGGAGTATTGCATTCCTCTTATCTGTGCACGAGGATCCAGAACAACATCCATCCATCGCTGAGGATGAGAAGAAATACATTCTTAGTTCAGTTTGGGGGGCTGCTGGTGTATCC tctcCACCTGTTCCTTGGAAGTCAATCGTCACATCTCTTCCATTTTGGGCCATTCTTATGGCTCATATGGGTCAGAATTATGGGTACGAAACACTCATGACTGAACTTCCCACGTTTATGAAACAAGTCCTTCATTTCGATATCAAATCG AACGGTACTGTATCCGCACTTCCATACTTGGCCATGTGGATCTTCTCTATGTTGATATCCCACGTTGCCGACTGGATGATTTCCAGTGAACGCTTCAGCCATGGAGTAACGcgcaaaattttgaacagtatCGGTCAATTTGGCCCTGCTATTGCTTTGGTAGCCGCCTCCTACACAGGGTGTAATCCTTGGCTCACGGTCGCAATTCTCACTGTTGGCGTGGGTTTCAACGGTGGTATATACTCTGGTTTCAAAGTAAACCATCTCGACATATCGCCTAGATTCGCTGGAATCCTCATGTCCTTAACCAATTGTCTTGCTAATCTTGCGGGACTTCTCGCCCCAATCACAGCGGGTCATATCATTGTTGGAAag CCAACGCAAGCGCAGTGGAGGATCGTGTTCATGATTTCTGCGGCTGTGTACGTTGTTTGTGGAATGTTCTATTTGGTCTTTGCATCTGGTAGAAGACAAGCATGGGATAATCCTGAAAaggattcaaaaaaatcaaatacaaaAGATATCGAAGGGGCACAGGTCCTGAACGAAACTCAACACTGA